A single window of Chloracidobacterium thermophilum B DNA harbors:
- a CDS encoding ParB/RepB/Spo0J family partition protein translates to MSKRGLPSTVRMRHESHYVEELWTRTGAPIGRMIPIDRLEPNPNQPRIEFGDLEELTNSIREKGVLEPLLVRPAEVGGRFMIISGERRYRASLLAGLRELPCIEMDVDDRAVAEIALIENLQRKDLTPFEEAEGLTALAERFNYTHEEMARKLGKSRSSITESLAIGSLSAEIRELCRQAGITSKSTLLQIVRRPSDEERRALIARIRQLGLTRDAVRQTTKTKKRATPFRFHFQEPARTFTLDLKFRKSDVDKRQVVAALKQVVAELERELEANPPGE, encoded by the coding sequence GTGTCTAAACGCGGGTTGCCATCCACGGTGCGCATGCGCCACGAGTCCCACTACGTCGAAGAACTCTGGACGCGCACCGGCGCGCCCATCGGGCGCATGATCCCGATTGATCGGCTGGAGCCGAATCCCAACCAGCCACGGATCGAGTTTGGCGACTTGGAGGAGTTGACCAACTCCATCCGCGAAAAGGGGGTGCTGGAGCCGCTGCTGGTGCGTCCGGCCGAAGTCGGGGGGCGGTTCATGATCATTTCCGGGGAGCGGCGCTACCGGGCCAGCCTGCTGGCCGGATTGCGCGAGTTGCCCTGCATCGAAATGGACGTGGACGACCGCGCCGTGGCCGAGATTGCCCTCATTGAGAACCTTCAGCGAAAGGACCTGACGCCGTTTGAGGAAGCCGAAGGGTTGACGGCACTGGCCGAACGGTTCAACTACACGCACGAGGAAATGGCCCGCAAGCTGGGGAAGTCCCGGTCCAGCATCACCGAGTCACTGGCTATTGGCAGCCTCTCAGCCGAAATCCGGGAACTGTGCCGCCAGGCTGGTATTACCTCCAAATCCACCTTGCTTCAGATTGTGCGCCGGCCGTCTGATGAGGAGCGCCGGGCGCTCATTGCCCGAATTCGCCAGCTTGGACTGACGCGCGATGCCGTGCGCCAGACAACCAAAACCAAAAAACGCGCCACACCGTTCAGGTTTCATTTCCAGGAGCCGGCGCGCACCTTCACCCTGGACCTGAAATTTCGCAAGTCGGATGTGGACAAACGGCAGGTCGTGGCGGCGCTGAAGCAGGTGGTGGCCGAACTGGAGCGTGAACTGGAAGCCAACCCACCGGGTGAATGA
- the xerD gene encoding site-specific tyrosine recombinase XerD — MARDIIKEFLDYLRVERGLSANTLEAYRRDLAKLTHFAAARQKDVLALERSDITAFVESLFKSGLDARSVERAVVVVRNLYKFLVLDGHRRTDPTVSLVPPRSWQTLPKFLTPEEVERLLQQADITTEAGARDRAMLELLYATGLRVSELCSLKLGDVNRDAGYLVCLGKGSKERQVPIGRSALAALTHYLHFRTARQSGTDSPYLFITARGKPMTRQLCWKMVSEYGQRAGLGTVTPHMIRHTFATHLLERGADLRSVQMLLGHADLTTTQIYTHVTAEHLRETYRKCHPRH, encoded by the coding sequence ATGGCGCGGGACATCATCAAGGAGTTTTTGGACTACCTGCGGGTTGAACGCGGCCTGTCAGCCAACACACTCGAAGCCTACCGGCGGGATTTGGCCAAACTGACGCACTTTGCCGCTGCCCGGCAAAAGGATGTGCTGGCACTGGAGCGGAGTGACATCACCGCCTTTGTCGAATCCCTGTTCAAAAGCGGTCTGGATGCCCGTTCCGTTGAGCGGGCGGTGGTGGTGGTGCGCAATCTGTACAAGTTTCTGGTGCTTGACGGGCACCGGCGCACCGATCCGACTGTCTCACTTGTACCACCCCGCAGTTGGCAGACGTTGCCCAAGTTTCTGACCCCGGAGGAAGTTGAGCGACTGCTTCAGCAGGCCGACATCACGACTGAAGCGGGCGCGCGTGACCGGGCGATGCTGGAGCTGCTCTATGCCACGGGCCTGCGGGTGTCGGAGCTGTGCAGTCTCAAGCTGGGGGATGTCAACCGCGATGCCGGCTATCTGGTCTGTCTGGGAAAAGGGAGCAAGGAACGCCAGGTGCCGATTGGGCGTTCGGCGTTGGCGGCTCTGACGCATTACCTGCACTTCCGTACCGCACGACAGTCTGGGACGGACAGCCCGTACCTTTTCATTACGGCGCGGGGCAAACCGATGACGCGCCAGCTCTGCTGGAAGATGGTCTCGGAGTACGGGCAGCGGGCCGGCCTTGGAACGGTGACTCCGCACATGATTCGGCACACCTTTGCGACCCACCTGCTTGAGCGTGGGGCTGACCTGCGTTCAGTACAGATGTTGCTTGGGCATGCCGACTTGACGACGACCCAAATCTACACCCACGTCACGGCAGAGCATCTCCGTGAGACCTATCGGAAGTGTCACCCACGACACTGA
- a CDS encoding bifunctional nuclease family protein — translation MEREMKIRGLMIDPAANTPIVVLKEVNGDQLLPIWVGPFEANAIAFEIEKMSPPRPMTHDLLRNLILQMDGRVRRVVVTELRNNTFYAVIELEVAGKMLFLDARPSDAIALALRVDAPIFVHESVLENSTSVIVERQPEEETADKGDDLEFDWPDEIDESDIGRG, via the coding sequence ATGGAACGTGAGATGAAGATTCGGGGGCTGATGATTGACCCGGCGGCCAACACACCTATTGTTGTGCTCAAGGAGGTCAACGGCGACCAGTTGCTGCCCATCTGGGTTGGGCCCTTCGAGGCCAATGCCATTGCCTTTGAAATCGAGAAGATGTCGCCGCCGCGCCCAATGACCCACGACCTGCTGCGCAACCTGATTCTGCAGATGGACGGACGGGTGCGCCGGGTGGTGGTGACGGAGCTGCGCAACAACACCTTCTACGCCGTCATTGAACTCGAAGTCGCCGGCAAGATGCTGTTTCTGGATGCGCGTCCCAGCGATGCCATCGCACTGGCCCTGCGGGTGGATGCTCCGATTTTCGTCCATGAGTCCGTGCTGGAGAACTCGACCTCAGTCATCGTGGAGCGCCAGCCGGAAGAAGAAACGGCGGACAAGGGCGATGACCTTGAGTTCGACTGGCCCGATGAAATTGACGAATCCGACATCGGGCGCGGTTAG
- a CDS encoding ParA family protein, translating into MGTGNGHHPRRLDTCLVIAVANQKGGVGKTTTAINLAAGLALRGRRTLLLDLDPQANSTLSYLPYEAAGLSAYDFLMDVKLDPLTVVQPTPVPGLDILPSRISLAKLESRLVGEFDAPYRLKDRLEALRRVYDVIVIDTPPTLGLITVNALVAASHVLIPIQSSYFAMEGTDDLLETIEKVKARPNPNLQVLGVVITLHDKRTALARDIYRQIYEVFGDKVFETVISKSVRLEESPAYRESIFTFAPQSSGAVEYARLCEEVLRRV; encoded by the coding sequence ATGGGTACGGGGAACGGACATCACCCACGACGACTGGATACCTGTCTGGTCATTGCTGTTGCCAATCAGAAGGGAGGCGTCGGCAAGACGACGACGGCCATCAACCTGGCGGCCGGGTTGGCGCTGCGCGGGCGGCGCACGCTGCTGCTGGACCTCGATCCCCAAGCGAACAGTACGCTGTCCTATCTGCCATACGAAGCCGCGGGGCTGTCAGCCTATGACTTTCTGATGGATGTCAAACTCGATCCGCTTACCGTCGTGCAACCGACGCCCGTTCCGGGGCTTGACATTCTGCCGTCCCGCATCAGTCTGGCGAAGCTCGAATCCCGCCTGGTGGGGGAATTCGATGCTCCGTACCGTCTTAAGGACCGTCTGGAGGCCCTGCGCCGCGTTTATGATGTCATTGTCATTGATACGCCGCCCACGCTGGGACTCATCACGGTCAATGCTCTAGTGGCGGCTTCCCATGTCCTCATTCCCATTCAGTCCTCCTACTTCGCCATGGAGGGGACGGACGACCTGCTGGAAACCATCGAAAAGGTCAAGGCGCGTCCCAACCCGAACTTGCAAGTGCTGGGGGTGGTCATTACGCTGCACGACAAGCGGACGGCCCTGGCGCGGGACATCTATCGCCAGATTTACGAAGTCTTTGGGGACAAGGTGTTTGAGACGGTGATTTCCAAGTCCGTGCGGCTGGAAGAAAGCCCCGCCTACCGGGAGTCCATCTTTACTTTTGCGCCCCAGTCGAGTGGTGCGGTCGAATACGCCAGGCTTTGTGAGGAGGTGTTGCGTCGTGTCTAA
- the recN gene encoding DNA repair protein RecN: protein MLRQLNIENLAVVRRQQVGFGPGLTIVTGETGAGKSLVVDALSLVVGGRATSDIIRAGETRAAVEALFDCPDHPEVRRILAEAELEAEDTLLIRREVSLNGKGRLFINDQLCPLATVRALRPYLVDIHGQGDQQTLIFPAAHAGVLDTFGQHVELATATAEAFTAWHAARQSLEQFEQEALHRQQRRDLLEFQRGDIERVAPAVGEDETLWRERTRLVHAERLLAAAAAGYDLLYEREASALTLVAQALRQVEDLAAADPALSEVLSTLEAARYGIEEAAFALRDYAETIVVSPERLREVEARLDDLDRLKRKYGGTLEQVLATLARIQAELAQVENDTAERQRLVAAVEAAAVRYRDCALALRAARQAAAPRFEQALEHELSYLALPQARLVVAFDWREAEDTARWERSGLEGIEFLFTSNPGEPPRPLSRVASGGELSRVMLAVKSILAPTDIPRTMVFDEVDVGISGRVAEAVGVRLRRLAERQQVLCITHQAQVARFGTTHLRVEKTVVNERTHTEIVVLDRDARVEELARLLGGAVVTESARQAAREMLAPDGFVGAPTSQVNC from the coding sequence ATGCTGAGGCAACTCAACATCGAAAATCTGGCGGTTGTGCGTCGGCAGCAGGTGGGGTTTGGTCCGGGGTTGACCATTGTCACCGGGGAGACCGGCGCCGGGAAATCGCTCGTTGTGGATGCTCTGTCCCTGGTGGTGGGGGGACGTGCCACCTCGGACATCATCCGGGCTGGTGAGACGCGGGCCGCAGTGGAAGCTCTCTTTGACTGTCCTGACCACCCGGAAGTCAGGCGTATCCTTGCCGAAGCTGAGCTGGAGGCGGAGGATACCTTGCTCATCCGGCGGGAAGTGTCTCTCAACGGGAAGGGGAGGCTGTTTATCAACGACCAGTTGTGCCCGCTGGCGACCGTCCGGGCGCTGCGGCCCTACCTGGTGGACATTCACGGGCAGGGCGATCAGCAGACATTGATTTTTCCGGCAGCGCATGCCGGCGTGCTCGATACCTTTGGCCAGCATGTGGAACTGGCAACCGCCACGGCGGAGGCCTTCACGGCCTGGCACGCAGCGCGGCAATCCCTGGAGCAGTTTGAACAGGAGGCGTTGCACCGGCAGCAGCGGCGCGATCTGCTCGAATTCCAGCGCGGGGATATTGAGCGGGTGGCGCCGGCGGTCGGAGAGGATGAAACCCTGTGGCGTGAACGCACGCGGCTGGTGCATGCGGAGCGGCTGCTGGCGGCCGCTGCCGCCGGGTACGATCTGCTCTATGAGCGGGAAGCTTCGGCGCTGACGCTGGTCGCACAGGCACTCCGCCAGGTGGAGGATTTGGCTGCGGCTGACCCGGCGCTGTCGGAAGTCCTTTCCACTCTGGAAGCCGCGCGCTACGGCATTGAGGAAGCCGCCTTTGCTCTCCGGGACTATGCTGAGACCATCGTGGTTTCTCCAGAGCGGTTGCGCGAAGTTGAGGCCCGCCTCGATGATCTGGACCGGCTCAAACGCAAGTATGGCGGAACCCTGGAGCAGGTGCTGGCAACGCTGGCCCGGATTCAGGCGGAACTGGCCCAGGTCGAAAACGACACCGCCGAACGGCAACGGCTGGTGGCAGCCGTTGAAGCGGCGGCTGTCCGGTACCGGGACTGTGCCCTGGCGCTGCGGGCCGCACGGCAGGCAGCCGCGCCGCGTTTTGAGCAAGCGCTGGAACACGAGTTGTCATACCTGGCGCTGCCGCAGGCACGGCTGGTTGTCGCTTTCGACTGGCGGGAGGCTGAAGATACGGCGAGGTGGGAACGCAGCGGATTGGAAGGGATTGAGTTTCTGTTTACCTCGAATCCCGGCGAGCCGCCGCGTCCGTTATCCAGGGTTGCTTCCGGGGGGGAGTTGTCCCGGGTGATGCTTGCTGTGAAATCCATCCTTGCGCCGACGGACATTCCGCGTACGATGGTTTTCGACGAAGTTGACGTGGGGATTAGCGGCCGGGTGGCGGAAGCGGTAGGCGTCCGCCTGCGTCGCCTGGCTGAGCGTCAGCAGGTGCTGTGCATCACGCACCAGGCTCAGGTGGCGCGCTTTGGCACCACTCATCTGCGGGTGGAAAAGACCGTGGTCAATGAGCGGACGCACACGGAGATTGTTGTGCTGGACAGGGATGCACGGGTGGAGGAACTGGCCCGCCTGCTGGGTGGGGCCGTCGTCACCGAGTCAGCGCGCCAGGCGGCGCGGGAAATGCTGGCGCCCGACGGTTTTGTCGGCGCGCCGACATCTCAGGTTAATTGTTGA